One genomic region from Natrinema caseinilyticum encodes:
- a CDS encoding class I adenylate-forming enzyme family protein, translating into MDLDAVAQSARDGNVAKLFDQTAAHHGDAQAMEHHGRRWTHADVRDWTAELAGSLHGLGLEPGDRMLLFLPNCPQYLIASIGAFKAGVVISPVNPQYKRREVAYQLEDTDAGAIVTHPALRPIVDQATADAGMDPDVITIRSEDWDRDPDDHAFEELRGEPALVERDDDDVALLPYTSGTTGDPKGVQLTHENTRAQLMWPLTASNVDVEPEDVRSLTWLPLYHITGFTHTALQPLVGGGRLYFRSALEWDAQACMQLIEDEEITHFVGVTTMYADMVEADDFGEYDLSSLESASEGGAKLSTAVQERFEETAGVDISEGYGLTETHGATHTQMGSTFGLKHGTIGQPLRMTDCKIVDDSGAEVAPGEDGELLVRGPHVMKGYHQLPDATDDAFTENGYFRTGDIARRDGNNYYEIVDRKKHVIVTAGYNVYPSELENLLLEHEAVADAAIVGIPDERRNEVPKAFVVPASGVEPGADVTAEEIKEFCLDEVAGYKHPREIEFIDELPRTTSGKVQKYRLEDDAN; encoded by the coding sequence ATGGACCTGGACGCGGTAGCGCAATCCGCCCGAGACGGGAACGTCGCGAAGCTCTTCGACCAGACGGCGGCCCACCACGGTGACGCACAGGCGATGGAACATCACGGCCGACGCTGGACCCACGCGGACGTACGAGACTGGACCGCCGAGTTAGCCGGGAGCCTCCACGGTCTCGGCCTCGAGCCCGGCGACCGGATGCTGCTTTTTCTGCCGAACTGTCCGCAGTACCTGATCGCCTCGATCGGCGCGTTCAAAGCGGGCGTCGTGATCTCGCCGGTCAACCCGCAGTACAAGCGCCGCGAGGTGGCTTACCAGCTCGAGGACACGGACGCGGGTGCGATCGTGACCCATCCGGCGCTGCGACCGATCGTCGACCAGGCGACCGCGGACGCCGGGATGGACCCCGACGTGATCACCATCCGGAGCGAGGACTGGGATCGCGATCCGGACGACCACGCGTTCGAGGAATTGCGCGGCGAGCCGGCGCTGGTCGAGCGCGACGACGACGACGTGGCCCTGTTGCCCTACACCTCCGGAACGACCGGCGATCCGAAAGGCGTCCAGCTCACCCACGAGAACACGAGAGCCCAGTTGATGTGGCCGCTGACCGCGTCGAACGTCGACGTCGAACCCGAGGACGTGCGCAGCCTCACCTGGCTCCCGCTGTACCACATCACCGGCTTCACCCACACCGCCCTCCAGCCGCTGGTCGGCGGCGGCCGGCTCTACTTCCGCAGCGCGCTCGAGTGGGACGCCCAGGCGTGTATGCAACTCATCGAGGACGAGGAGATCACGCACTTCGTCGGCGTGACGACGATGTACGCCGACATGGTCGAAGCCGACGACTTCGGCGAGTACGATTTGAGCAGCCTCGAGTCCGCCTCCGAAGGCGGCGCGAAGCTCTCGACGGCGGTCCAGGAGCGATTCGAGGAAACCGCGGGCGTCGACATCTCGGAGGGGTACGGACTGACGGAAACCCACGGCGCGACCCACACGCAGATGGGGTCGACGTTCGGCCTGAAACACGGGACGATCGGACAGCCGCTCCGGATGACCGACTGCAAGATCGTCGACGATTCGGGTGCCGAGGTCGCGCCCGGCGAGGACGGTGAACTCCTCGTCCGCGGCCCTCACGTGATGAAGGGCTACCACCAACTCCCCGACGCGACCGACGACGCCTTCACCGAAAACGGCTACTTCCGGACCGGCGACATCGCCCGCCGCGACGGCAACAACTACTACGAGATCGTCGACCGAAAGAAACACGTCATCGTCACGGCCGGGTACAACGTCTACCCCAGTGAACTCGAGAACCTCCTGCTCGAGCACGAGGCCGTCGCGGACGCGGCCATCGTCGGTATCCCCGACGAACGGCGCAACGAGGTCCCGAAAGCGTTCGTCGTCCCCGCATCCGGCGTCGAACCCGGGGCGGACGTCACGGCCGAGGAGATCAAGGAGTTCTGTCTCGACGAAGTCGCGGGATATAAACACCCCCGCGAAATCGAGTTCATCGACGAACTCCCCCGGACGACGTCGGGGAAAGTCCAGAAGTACAGACTCGAGGACGACGCGAACTGA
- a CDS encoding chemotaxis protein CheW encodes MESASDHGTSIHDERATVLTFDLEERRYCVEAASVVSVLGIADETLLSGTGDPWNAGTLTVAGERVRVVDLPRVFGSSRRTADRVTDPNLLVLDVPNDEDWYYGWLIDDSETVWLNEQAMHD; translated from the coding sequence ATGGAATCGGCTTCGGACCACGGCACCAGTATCCACGACGAGCGCGCCACCGTTCTCACGTTCGACCTCGAAGAGAGACGATACTGCGTCGAGGCCGCGTCGGTCGTCTCCGTGCTCGGTATCGCGGACGAAACGTTGCTTTCGGGTACGGGGGACCCGTGGAACGCCGGGACGCTCACCGTCGCCGGTGAGCGTGTCAGGGTCGTCGATCTGCCGCGGGTGTTCGGGTCTTCGCGTCGGACGGCGGATCGGGTCACGGATCCGAACCTGCTCGTTCTCGACGTCCCGAACGACGAAGACTGGTATTACGGCTGGCTGATCGACGACTCGGAGACGGTCTGGCTCAACGAGCAGGCGATGCACGACTGA
- a CDS encoding tRNA (cytidine(56)-2'-O)-methyltransferase, with product MHDDSEVAVLRLGHRPGRDERMTTHVGLTARALGADRVLFPDNAGQSLETVTDITDRFGGPFAAECTDSPHGVIRNWEGRVVHLTMYGERVQDVEADIRAAHTDEDDALLLVVGSEKVSFDVYEEADWNVAVTNQPHSEVAGLAVFLDRLFEGRELERTWTDADRRVIPMETGKRVESVTDGEE from the coding sequence ATGCACGACGATAGCGAGGTGGCCGTCCTCCGGCTCGGCCACCGACCCGGTCGGGACGAGCGGATGACCACGCACGTCGGCCTGACCGCCCGCGCGCTCGGTGCCGACCGCGTCCTCTTTCCCGACAACGCCGGCCAGTCCCTCGAGACGGTGACTGACATCACCGACCGGTTCGGCGGCCCGTTCGCGGCCGAATGTACCGACTCACCCCACGGCGTCATCCGCAACTGGGAGGGGCGAGTCGTCCACCTCACGATGTACGGCGAACGCGTCCAGGACGTCGAAGCCGACATTCGGGCCGCCCACACGGACGAGGACGACGCGCTGTTGCTGGTCGTCGGCTCCGAAAAGGTCTCGTTCGACGTCTACGAGGAAGCTGACTGGAACGTCGCCGTCACGAACCAACCGCACTCCGAAGTCGCAGGACTCGCCGTCTTTCTCGACCGCTTGTTCGAGGGACGGGAACTCGAACGAACGTGGACCGACGCCGATCGGCGCGTGATCCCCATGGAGACGGGCAAACGCGTCGAGTCAGTAACCGACGGCGAGGAGTGA
- a CDS encoding DUF5803 family protein: MNRRLVWAVIAVALLTMGAGCSSFLGGVSDEQLDREQDYSDLRESDADVRIDIDDGNLIRGGEYRAVYDLNGTKELSLSRSTIYRDEPLQIHSVRYWYPNGTEVTGSELEVEQGRSATTVTVPDENGTIAFSGEAGRKTFSLPAFVAGSYQVTIPDGHRTSNFMFGDVSPGGYEREIVDGQERLVWDDVEADSTISVRYYLARDIPLFLGLIGGALLLGGVGIAYYYRQVKRLQRQREEHGVDVDIDDDSDGGPPPGLR, encoded by the coding sequence ATGAATCGTCGACTCGTGTGGGCCGTGATCGCGGTTGCCTTGCTCACGATGGGAGCGGGGTGTTCGTCGTTCCTCGGCGGCGTTTCGGACGAGCAACTCGACCGGGAACAGGATTACAGCGACCTCCGCGAGAGCGACGCGGACGTGAGGATCGATATCGACGATGGAAACCTGATACGCGGCGGCGAGTACCGGGCGGTCTACGACCTCAACGGGACGAAAGAACTGTCGCTCTCGAGATCGACGATCTATCGGGACGAACCGCTGCAGATCCACAGCGTCCGCTACTGGTATCCGAACGGCACCGAGGTAACGGGCTCGGAACTCGAGGTCGAGCAGGGACGCTCGGCCACCACGGTGACGGTGCCCGACGAAAACGGAACGATCGCGTTCTCCGGGGAAGCCGGCCGAAAAACGTTCAGCCTGCCGGCATTCGTCGCGGGATCGTACCAGGTGACGATCCCGGACGGGCACCGAACGTCGAACTTCATGTTCGGGGACGTCTCACCGGGCGGTTACGAACGCGAGATCGTCGACGGCCAGGAGCGACTCGTCTGGGACGACGTAGAGGCGGACAGTACGATCTCGGTTCGGTACTACCTGGCTCGTGATATCCCGCTGTTTCTCGGGTTGATCGGCGGTGCGCTCTTGCTCGGCGGCGTCGGGATCGCATACTACTACCGGCAGGTCAAACGACTGCAACGGCAGCGCGAGGAGCACGGCGTCGACGTCGATATCGACGACGATTCCGACGGCGGGCCGCCGCCGGGACTGCGGTAA
- a CDS encoding chemotaxis protein CheW, producing MAPDLSEKLLGIDIDGAERTRDEVGGEREREDLVQFVFVRIGDHRLALPVDAVSTITEPPTSLTRVPRSPPAIEGLMDLRGEITAVVDTRVHFPVDEPRSEKERLLVLDRPGDQQSAAIRVDEVVGVETVPESDVIDSDGIESSEFAGDALEHPLVVALVTQEREQRIDVSDMVADGPEEERLESDTGVGTGIGVSTAMTSVRETAGRFGEPMGETFEIEPEVDDEPADDSPQEIVVEATALIDVDRLLLASGHA from the coding sequence ATGGCACCGGATCTCTCTGAAAAGCTCCTTGGAATCGATATCGACGGCGCCGAACGGACCCGCGACGAGGTCGGTGGGGAACGCGAGCGTGAGGATCTCGTTCAATTCGTCTTCGTCCGCATCGGCGATCACCGACTCGCACTTCCAGTCGACGCGGTCAGCACGATTACGGAACCGCCGACGTCGTTGACTCGAGTCCCGCGGTCGCCCCCCGCGATCGAGGGACTGATGGACCTCCGAGGGGAAATAACTGCGGTGGTCGACACGCGCGTTCACTTTCCGGTGGACGAACCCAGGTCGGAGAAGGAACGACTGCTCGTCCTCGACCGGCCGGGCGACCAGCAATCGGCCGCGATCCGGGTCGACGAAGTCGTCGGTGTCGAAACGGTTCCCGAAAGCGACGTGATCGACAGCGACGGGATCGAGAGCAGCGAATTTGCCGGTGACGCACTGGAACACCCCCTCGTCGTCGCGCTCGTGACGCAAGAACGGGAGCAGCGGATCGACGTTAGTGACATGGTGGCCGACGGACCGGAGGAAGAGCGACTCGAGTCGGACACCGGTGTCGGGACTGGAATCGGCGTCTCGACGGCGATGACGTCGGTCCGCGAGACGGCCGGCAGGTTCGGCGAACCGATGGGCGAGACGTTCGAGATCGAACCGGAGGTGGACGACGAACCGGCGGACGACTCGCCGCAGGAAATCGTCGTGGAAGCGACTGCGCTGATCGACGTCGATCGATTGTTGCTGGCCTCGGGTCACGCCTGA
- a CDS encoding DUF4212 domain-containing protein produces MPDNNNHNSTEKRTATDGGVAGQPGQAHRDTDYLNAEVNLLKPSTLFMRDHLRVVWTGFAIWFVIVFGPVTLTRFAPGLMTSQVPGIGFPLHYFLVAFAAPTGALILSFWYARKRDALDRKYGIEHTTAEETGRGGETAVTDGGERTEGGDDE; encoded by the coding sequence ATGCCAGATAATAACAACCACAATTCGACCGAGAAACGGACCGCAACCGACGGTGGTGTCGCCGGCCAACCCGGCCAGGCCCACCGAGATACGGACTATCTCAACGCGGAAGTAAACCTCTTGAAGCCGAGTACGCTGTTCATGCGCGATCACCTGCGCGTGGTCTGGACGGGCTTTGCGATCTGGTTCGTCATCGTTTTCGGGCCGGTGACGCTGACGCGCTTTGCGCCCGGACTCATGACGAGTCAAGTTCCGGGGATCGGCTTCCCGCTGCACTACTTCCTCGTCGCGTTCGCCGCGCCGACCGGCGCGCTGATTCTTTCGTTCTGGTACGCGCGAAAGCGTGACGCACTGGATCGAAAGTACGGTATCGAGCACACGACCGCCGAAGAAACCGGTCGCGGCGGGGAAACCGCCGTGACCGACGGCGGAGAGCGGACCGAGGGAGGTGACGACGAATGA
- a CDS encoding universal stress protein — translation MYEHILVPTDGSETAEAAVDHAIDLADQYGATVHALYVVDTDSMSLTLGGEQLDRIEQGRYGEMEEVREHADQATGYVADRAEERGLETVEHVSAGKPHSLIANYIEDSDIDLVVMGSHGRSGIRRALLGSVTERTLRSTHVPVLVVDVEND, via the coding sequence ATGTACGAACACATACTCGTTCCCACGGACGGCAGCGAAACGGCCGAGGCGGCCGTCGACCACGCGATCGATCTCGCCGATCAGTACGGGGCGACCGTTCATGCCCTGTACGTGGTCGATACGGATTCGATGAGTCTCACCCTCGGCGGCGAACAACTCGACCGCATCGAACAGGGCCGATACGGTGAGATGGAAGAGGTACGCGAGCACGCCGATCAGGCGACCGGCTACGTCGCCGACCGCGCCGAGGAACGCGGCCTCGAGACCGTCGAGCACGTTTCGGCGGGCAAACCCCACTCGCTAATCGCGAACTACATCGAGGACAGCGATATCGATCTCGTCGTGATGGGATCGCACGGCCGCTCGGGGATCAGACGAGCGCTGCTCGGCAGCGTCACCGAACGGACGCTCCGATCGACCCACGTGCCGGTTCTCGTGGTCGACGTCGAGAACGACTGA
- the cheY gene encoding chemotaxis protein CheY gives MSTGVLIVDDSHFMRNLLRQILEQDYRILGEASNGAEAVKLYKEHDPDIVMMDIVMPKCNGIKATAAIKKIDPDSRVIMCTSVGQREKMKLAVKAGADGYVTKPFEEPSVRKALSDVVAA, from the coding sequence ATGTCGACAGGGGTGCTCATCGTGGACGACTCTCATTTTATGCGGAACCTACTTCGTCAGATCCTGGAGCAGGATTACCGCATCCTCGGAGAGGCGTCTAACGGAGCAGAAGCCGTAAAATTGTACAAAGAACACGATCCCGATATCGTCATGATGGACATCGTGATGCCGAAGTGTAACGGCATCAAGGCGACCGCGGCGATCAAGAAGATCGACCCGGACTCCCGCGTCATCATGTGTACGAGTGTCGGACAGCGTGAGAAAATGAAACTCGCCGTGAAGGCTGGCGCGGACGGTTACGTCACGAAGCCGTTCGAGGAACCCAGCGTCAGAAAGGCCCTTTCAGACGTCGTTGCGGCATGA
- a CDS encoding cupin domain-containing protein — protein MKKTNESAVEWTEYDREETAFRRKELSSAVDAADLGCSLYELPPGMRSWPYHYHTANEEAIYVLSGDGKLETEDGLEALSAGDYVTLPAAESGGHRIVNDGDEALRYLAMSTMNEPDVTVYPEMDKFGVFVGSPPGGRDERTVHGYYNIDDETAYWDE, from the coding sequence ATGAAGAAGACGAACGAATCGGCAGTCGAGTGGACGGAGTACGACCGCGAGGAGACAGCATTCCGCCGAAAGGAACTCTCGAGTGCCGTCGACGCCGCGGACCTCGGGTGCAGCCTCTACGAACTTCCGCCGGGAATGCGGTCGTGGCCCTATCACTATCACACGGCGAACGAGGAGGCGATCTACGTGCTCTCGGGCGACGGGAAACTCGAAACCGAGGACGGTCTCGAGGCGCTTTCGGCGGGCGACTACGTGACCCTGCCGGCCGCCGAGAGCGGCGGTCACCGGATCGTCAACGACGGCGACGAGGCGCTTCGGTATCTGGCGATGTCGACGATGAACGAGCCGGACGTCACCGTCTACCCAGAGATGGACAAATTCGGCGTCTTCGTCGGTTCGCCACCGGGCGGCCGCGACGAACGGACCGTCCACGGCTACTACAACATCGACGACGAGACGGCCTACTGGGACGAGTAA
- the tfe gene encoding transcription factor E: MAFEDLLEDPVIQKYLHELVGPKGMPVAAAPPDGEVTDEELAEELDLELNDVRRALFILYENDLASYRRLRDEDSGWLTYLWTFEYDNIPENLEEEMYRLHEALEDRREYERNHEFYLCEICSIRFEFGEAMDFGFECPECGSPLESMDNNRLVTSMDDRLDALEDELNIDADA; the protein is encoded by the coding sequence ATGGCTTTTGAGGACCTGCTCGAGGACCCGGTGATCCAGAAATATTTGCACGAGCTGGTCGGTCCCAAGGGGATGCCCGTCGCGGCGGCACCCCCGGACGGGGAGGTAACCGACGAGGAGCTCGCGGAGGAACTCGACCTCGAGTTGAACGACGTACGGCGGGCGCTGTTTATACTCTACGAGAACGATCTCGCCAGCTATCGGCGGCTGCGCGACGAGGATTCGGGGTGGTTGACCTACCTGTGGACCTTCGAGTACGACAACATTCCGGAGAACTTAGAGGAGGAGATGTACCGCCTCCACGAGGCACTCGAGGACCGACGGGAGTACGAGCGGAATCACGAGTTCTACCTCTGTGAAATCTGCTCGATCCGGTTCGAGTTCGGCGAAGCGATGGACTTCGGGTTCGAATGTCCCGAATGCGGTTCGCCGCTCGAATCCATGGACAACAACCGTCTCGTCACTTCGATGGACGACCGCCTCGACGCCCTCGAGGACGAACTCAACATCGACGCCGACGCCTGA
- a CDS encoding VC_2705 family sodium/solute symporter yields MIGAASVVLQSGLLPEGLNVSFKIAPAILVLGMLLLFLAIGFVFRVADTEDMWVAGRSIGNVENGMAIGANWMSAASYLGMAALIALSGFYGLAFVVGWTTGYFILLIFMAAQLRRFGKYTAPDFVGDRFNSDAARAIAAITTFLIGFVYSIGQARGMGLVGLYIFGDIGLPGLTGYQSMVVFMMAITVGYLTISGMLGATKNMAVQYVILISAFILGLYVVGFTQGYSTLLPQLEYGTLISQLGAEFSEPFTSGSYYLWIATCFSLIVGTCGLPHVLVRFYTVESERTARWSTVWGLFFICLLYWSAPAFAAFGTDLFSENIGAVYGDPGMSSAAGDVIVVLAAQLAELPQWFVGLVAAGGIAAAIATVAGLFIAGSSAISHDIYTNIVNPDATQRQQVLVGRLSIVLLGLLTTLAALNPAAPIAALVSYAFSLAGSVLFPMFFLGMWWENTNREGALAGMLTGLTIWTIPMINEVLPTYVGAEGPFVPVLAQWVPAIGSALIAVPIVFAVTIVVSMMTDEPDLETKQIVRQCHSPEPMTRQQTAEDVVTDGGQTPSDD; encoded by the coding sequence ATGATTGGGGCCGCAAGCGTCGTGTTGCAGAGCGGACTCCTCCCGGAGGGCCTGAACGTCTCGTTCAAAATCGCGCCGGCCATCCTGGTTCTCGGGATGTTGCTTCTGTTCCTCGCGATCGGGTTCGTCTTCCGCGTCGCGGATACCGAGGACATGTGGGTCGCCGGTCGATCCATCGGGAACGTCGAGAACGGGATGGCGATCGGTGCCAACTGGATGTCCGCCGCGTCCTATCTCGGGATGGCGGCGCTGATCGCCCTGTCGGGCTTTTACGGCCTGGCGTTCGTCGTCGGCTGGACGACGGGGTATTTCATCCTCCTGATCTTCATGGCGGCGCAACTCCGCCGGTTCGGGAAGTACACCGCACCGGACTTCGTCGGCGACCGATTCAACTCCGATGCGGCACGCGCGATCGCGGCGATCACCACGTTCCTCATCGGGTTCGTCTACTCGATCGGGCAGGCTCGCGGCATGGGTCTGGTCGGTCTCTACATCTTCGGCGACATCGGGCTGCCGGGGCTGACCGGCTACCAGTCGATGGTCGTGTTCATGATGGCCATCACGGTCGGCTATCTCACCATCTCGGGCATGCTGGGCGCGACCAAGAACATGGCCGTGCAGTACGTCATCCTCATCTCCGCGTTCATCCTCGGTCTCTACGTCGTCGGCTTCACGCAAGGGTACTCGACGCTGCTTCCCCAGCTCGAGTACGGGACGTTGATCAGCCAGCTCGGCGCCGAGTTCAGCGAACCCTTCACCAGCGGGAGCTACTACCTGTGGATCGCGACGTGTTTCTCGTTGATCGTCGGAACGTGTGGGCTCCCGCACGTGCTGGTTCGATTCTACACGGTCGAAAGCGAGCGGACCGCCCGATGGTCCACGGTCTGGGGGCTGTTCTTCATCTGCCTTCTGTACTGGAGCGCCCCCGCGTTCGCCGCGTTCGGCACCGACCTCTTCTCGGAGAACATCGGTGCGGTCTACGGCGACCCCGGAATGAGCAGCGCCGCCGGTGACGTGATCGTCGTCCTCGCGGCGCAGTTGGCGGAACTGCCGCAGTGGTTCGTCGGCCTCGTCGCGGCCGGCGGCATCGCCGCGGCGATCGCCACGGTTGCCGGCCTGTTCATCGCCGGGTCGTCGGCGATCTCGCACGACATCTACACGAACATCGTCAACCCCGACGCGACCCAGCGCCAGCAGGTGCTGGTCGGTCGCCTGAGCATCGTCCTCCTGGGTCTGCTGACCACGCTCGCCGCGTTGAACCCCGCGGCACCCATCGCCGCGCTCGTGTCCTACGCGTTCTCGCTCGCCGGTTCCGTGCTGTTCCCGATGTTCTTCCTCGGCATGTGGTGGGAGAACACGAACCGCGAGGGGGCCCTCGCCGGCATGCTCACCGGGCTTACCATCTGGACGATTCCGATGATCAACGAAGTGCTGCCGACGTACGTGGGCGCCGAAGGACCGTTCGTTCCGGTACTCGCCCAGTGGGTGCCGGCGATCGGCTCCGCCCTGATCGCGGTCCCGATCGTCTTCGCCGTTACCATCGTCGTCTCGATGATGACGGACGAACCGGACCTCGAGACCAAACAGATCGTCCGCCAGTGTCACAGCCCCGAACCGATGACTCGCCAGCAGACCGCCGAAGACGTCGTTACCGACGGGGGCCAGACCCCCTCGGATGACTGA
- a CDS encoding DUF2110 family protein: MVVLATKLYVEGDARERALDSLRSLVGNQIDDLDVEFELGVRHDDFPSVTIEGDDATVARNVLREEFGEIVPDLEVGETYVGTLESWDDAGFVLDAGQAVRIPTDELGLGPGSATQIRERYGLVQHVPLQFVYGGEDDTGADGNDATPSRLADAERDRLYEWTRGAGRLNVNSGTRAEVRATLNRAGHAQDYVTVERLGLLEQSVICTEDTDPPGLLASVGEYLPAELRCVVP, translated from the coding sequence ATGGTCGTACTCGCAACCAAGCTGTACGTGGAGGGGGACGCCCGCGAGCGGGCGCTCGACTCTCTGCGCTCGCTGGTCGGCAACCAGATCGACGACCTCGACGTCGAGTTCGAACTCGGCGTGCGCCACGACGACTTTCCGTCCGTGACGATCGAGGGCGACGACGCCACCGTCGCTCGCAACGTCCTTCGCGAGGAATTCGGCGAGATCGTACCCGATCTCGAGGTCGGAGAGACTTACGTCGGAACCCTCGAGTCCTGGGACGATGCGGGGTTCGTTCTCGATGCCGGGCAGGCGGTCCGAATCCCGACCGACGAACTCGGACTCGGTCCCGGGTCGGCGACGCAAATCCGCGAGCGGTACGGGCTCGTCCAACACGTGCCGTTGCAGTTCGTATACGGTGGCGAGGACGACACGGGCGCCGACGGAAACGACGCCACCCCATCGCGGCTCGCGGACGCCGAACGGGACCGGCTCTACGAGTGGACCCGCGGGGCCGGTCGACTCAACGTCAACAGCGGCACCCGTGCGGAAGTGCGAGCCACGCTCAACCGCGCGGGCCACGCACAGGACTACGTCACCGTCGAACGGCTCGGACTGCTCGAGCAGAGCGTGATCTGTACAGAGGATACCGACCCACCCGGCCTGCTGGCCAGCGTCGGCGAGTACCTTCCCGCCGAACTCCGGTGTGTCGTGCCATAG